A genomic window from Methanobacteriaceae archaeon includes:
- a CDS encoding NUDIX domain-containing protein, with amino-acid sequence MNTQWGLAAKGICEYNGKVLLLKIRSRSSHDAGKWEIPGGKVKKCEFFDDALKREYLEETGLEVDVQELYKTVRKDYTACKTKQDIKSIQLVMKVTCESDDVKISEEHDDFGWFTYEEIDEMIKEELLTPPAIIAFSKN; translated from the coding sequence ATGAATACACAATGGGGCTTGGCTGCAAAAGGAATTTGTGAGTACAATGGTAAAGTCTTACTTTTGAAAATCCGCTCCCGTTCATCACACGATGCTGGAAAATGGGAAATTCCTGGCGGTAAAGTTAAAAAATGCGAATTTTTTGATGATGCACTAAAAAGAGAATACTTAGAAGAGACTGGTTTGGAAGTAGATGTTCAGGAACTCTATAAAACCGTTAGAAAAGATTATACTGCGTGTAAAACAAAACAAGACATTAAATCTATTCAATTAGTCATGAAAGTCACATGTGAAAGTGATGATGTAAAAATCAGTGAAGAGCATGATGATTTTGGATGGTTTACTTATGAAGAAATAGATGAAATGATTAAAGAAGAATTGTTAACTCCTCCTGCAATCATTGCATTTAGTAAAAATTAA
- a CDS encoding amidohydrolase family protein, translated as MQKIINSHCHIYPEKIASKAVCGIKDFYDLDMSLNGTVSGLIEDGKKVGVTHYLVHSVATTPKQVKSINEFIGESVKANSDIFTGFGTLHPDSEDIQGDFNHLIELGLKGVKVHPDFQQFAMNGERAFKMGEIINEGNVPLMVHCGDFRYSYSNPEHIKPFLEKFPDITFIGAHFAGWSIWNEATEQLAGIPNLYVDLSSSLYDLTPENALELIHAYGADKVLWGTDYPMWESKSEMEYFNKLDLTKKERSQILYENAAKILGLK; from the coding sequence ATGCAAAAAATTATTAATTCACATTGCCACATTTATCCAGAAAAAATAGCATCAAAAGCCGTATGTGGTATTAAAGATTTTTATGATTTAGATATGTCATTAAATGGAACAGTAAGTGGTTTAATAGAAGATGGTAAAAAAGTTGGAGTTACTCATTATTTAGTCCATTCTGTTGCAACAACACCAAAACAAGTTAAATCCATTAATGAATTTATTGGAGAATCTGTAAAAGCAAATTCAGATATATTCACAGGATTTGGAACCCTACACCCAGACAGTGAAGATATACAGGGAGATTTTAACCATTTAATTGAACTTGGTCTTAAAGGAGTTAAAGTACATCCAGATTTCCAGCAATTTGCAATGAATGGTGAACGCGCATTTAAAATGGGAGAAATCATAAATGAAGGTAACGTTCCTTTAATGGTTCACTGTGGAGACTTCAGATACAGCTATTCCAATCCAGAACATATAAAACCATTTTTAGAAAAATTCCCAGATATAACATTTATTGGTGCACATTTTGCAGGATGGAGTATCTGGAATGAAGCTACTGAACAATTAGCAGGAATTCCAAACTTATATGTTGATTTAAGTTCCAGTTTATACGATTTAACCCCTGAAAATGCTTTAGAATTAATACACGCATATGGTGCAGATAAAGTTTTATGGGGAACAGATTATCCTATGTGGGAGTCTAAAAGTGAAATGGAATATTTCAACAAGCTTGATTTAACCAAAAAAGAAAGATCTCAAATATTATATGAAAATGCTGCTAAAATATTGGGATTAAAATAA
- a CDS encoding malate dehydrogenase: MVKVSILGSTGTIGKNVAFTLAKEETVDEIVMLSRPESFDKVKGETYDMYDALAARDIDCKLIPSYNFEDIKGSAVVLIAAGIHREPGMNRLDLAVPNAKIVSNYSKQIAKYAPDSIILVATNPVDVMTTIALEASGFSKKKVIGVGNHLDSLRLKNYFSRQININSAEVHTRVVGEHGNHMVPLLSSTTIGGIPLKYFVEYVDLNVIALIEQLKNAGNTIISKKGATEYGPAYAISNLISTIITDTHKVLTVSCYLEGEVEGVKDVSLGVPAVTSKNGIAMIVPIHMSDFEKRSFIEAGNTVRDATYEVKENLDI; this comes from the coding sequence ATGGTAAAGGTAAGTATTTTAGGATCAACTGGTACAATAGGTAAAAACGTTGCTTTCACTTTAGCAAAAGAAGAGACAGTTGATGAAATTGTCATGTTATCAAGACCTGAAAGTTTTGATAAAGTTAAAGGAGAAACCTACGATATGTATGATGCTCTTGCTGCAAGAGATATTGACTGTAAACTTATTCCATCATATAATTTTGAAGATATCAAGGGTTCTGCTGTTGTTTTGATTGCTGCAGGTATTCATCGTGAACCTGGAATGAACCGACTTGATTTAGCAGTTCCTAATGCAAAAATCGTAAGTAATTATTCAAAACAGATTGCTAAATATGCTCCAGATTCCATTATATTAGTTGCTACTAACCCTGTTGATGTTATGACTACAATTGCTCTTGAAGCATCAGGATTTAGCAAAAAGAAAGTAATTGGTGTTGGAAATCACTTAGATTCACTTAGATTAAAAAATTACTTCTCAAGACAAATCAACATTAACAGTGCTGAAGTTCATACAAGGGTTGTAGGAGAACATGGAAACCATATGGTTCCTCTTTTAAGTTCAACAACAATTGGTGGTATTCCTTTAAAGTATTTCGTAGAATATGTTGATTTAAATGTTATTGCATTAATTGAACAACTTAAAAATGCGGGAAATACAATTATTTCTAAAAAAGGAGCTACTGAATACGGACCAGCTTATGCAATTTCAAACTTGATTTCAACTATAATTACAGACACTCACAAAGTTTTAACTGTCAGTTGTTATCTTGAAGGTGAAGTTGAAGGAGTTAAGGATGTATCATTAGGGGTACCTGCAGTTACTTCTAAAAATGGTATTGCAATGATTGTCCCTATTCATATGAGTGATTTTGAAAAAAGAAGTTTTATTGAAGCAGGTAATACTGTTCGTGATGCAACGTATGAAGTTAAAGAAAATCTTGATATTTAA